The following are encoded in a window of Alphaproteobacteria bacterium genomic DNA:
- a CDS encoding response regulator: MSLGQELAPHLPFLRRYARALTGTQAHGDAFVRATLEAIVAAPGDFPRDVDPRLGLYKTFHAIWSTANVEEEPGHAGAEAPEDIARARLSRITPLSRQALLLTAMEGFTPEDAGYLIGASGSEVEALVAEALAEIERQTRADVLIIEDEPIIAMDIETIVRDLGHNVTGVAVTRDEAVSQALAKRPGLVLADIQLADDSSGIDAVKDILAEFAVPVIFITAFPERLLTGERPEPTFLITKPFQRSTVKAAIAQALFFDAATVPA; encoded by the coding sequence ATGTCGCTTGGCCAGGAACTCGCGCCGCATCTTCCCTTTCTCCGCCGCTACGCCCGCGCCCTGACCGGCACTCAGGCCCATGGCGACGCCTTCGTCCGGGCCACGCTGGAAGCGATCGTCGCGGCCCCCGGCGATTTTCCGCGGGACGTCGACCCCCGGCTCGGCCTGTACAAGACGTTCCATGCGATCTGGTCCACCGCCAATGTCGAGGAAGAGCCGGGCCACGCGGGCGCCGAGGCGCCCGAGGACATCGCCCGCGCCCGCCTCTCGCGAATCACCCCGCTGTCGCGCCAGGCGCTGTTGCTGACGGCGATGGAGGGCTTCACGCCCGAGGATGCCGGCTATCTGATCGGCGCGTCGGGCTCCGAGGTCGAAGCGCTGGTCGCCGAGGCGCTGGCCGAGATCGAGCGCCAGACCCGGGCCGACGTGCTGATCATCGAGGACGAGCCGATCATCGCGATGGATATCGAAACGATCGTCCGCGACCTCGGCCACAACGTCACCGGAGTGGCCGTGACCCGCGACGAGGCGGTCAGCCAGGCGCTGGCCAAGCGCCCGGGCCTGGTCCTGGCCGACATCCAGCTCGCCGACGACAGTTCCGGAATCGACGCCGTGAAGGACATCCTGGCCGAATTCGCGGTGCCGGTGATCTTCATTACCGCCTTTCCCGAGCGCCTGTTGACCGGCGAGCGGCCGGAGCCGACCTTCCTGATCACCAAGCCCTTCCAGCGCTCGACCGTGAAAGCGGCGATCGCCCAGGCGCTGTTTTTCGACGCGGCGACGGTTCCGGCCTGA
- a CDS encoding HAMP domain-containing protein, giving the protein MSGRTQSWAAGRWAALSTGLKMFFFLSIGLLPLGLIAVSASFDNARANRDKAEIEARATLTTHVQRFTLALSRNGSTIRSARDAIIEANNPEGVCARTLARLARAPNTPGRFALFGEGPEPRCRSEGFVPPPAPPGRGAVGRGLISPDGQRLTIFLYQPDGTIEGVAEYDRATLADVVNKPVVPGNFAVSLVEGGHRMLLRPGPAASAFESGVTVDFPVSNAGYAIRLNALIPPVTATDLLVILTPVLMWLWASLVGWIIVQWLLLRPLGRLQGVISAYRPGTSFDLPAVRSPAQEIDALGQAFDQAAQTVARHEAELEAAVARQTRLVREVHHRVKNNLQVVASLLNLHSRGSTNEQVAAAYASIQRRVDALAVVHRNHYAELEANRGVALKPLISELAANLRATAPSSASGTQIRLDVAPVYVTQDVAVSVAFLVTEIVEFGMFCGSTMVSVVIEPEEGGTARLAVEVDALSQTVDCDEALADRFERIVTGLARQLRSALERDSARGRYSVLLNVLPSDA; this is encoded by the coding sequence ATGAGCGGCCGCACGCAAAGCTGGGCGGCGGGGCGTTGGGCGGCCCTTTCGACAGGCCTAAAGATGTTTTTCTTCCTGAGCATCGGGCTGCTTCCGCTCGGGTTGATCGCCGTCTCCGCCTCGTTCGACAATGCCCGCGCCAACCGTGACAAGGCGGAGATCGAGGCGCGCGCGACGCTGACCACGCACGTCCAGCGCTTCACCCTCGCTCTGTCCCGCAACGGCTCGACGATTCGCTCGGCCCGCGACGCAATCATCGAGGCGAACAACCCCGAAGGGGTCTGCGCTCGAACGCTGGCGCGCCTGGCGCGCGCGCCAAACACGCCCGGCCGCTTCGCCCTGTTCGGCGAAGGCCCGGAGCCGCGCTGCCGGAGCGAAGGGTTCGTTCCCCCGCCCGCGCCTCCGGGCCGGGGAGCGGTGGGACGGGGCCTGATCTCGCCCGACGGCCAGCGGCTGACGATCTTTCTCTACCAGCCGGACGGAACGATCGAGGGCGTCGCGGAATACGATCGCGCCACTCTGGCCGATGTCGTCAACAAGCCGGTCGTGCCCGGCAATTTCGCGGTCTCGCTGGTCGAAGGAGGCCACCGGATGCTCCTGCGTCCAGGCCCCGCGGCGAGCGCGTTCGAAAGCGGCGTGACCGTCGATTTTCCGGTCTCCAACGCCGGTTACGCGATACGGCTCAACGCCTTGATTCCGCCGGTCACCGCGACCGACCTGCTGGTCATCCTGACCCCCGTATTGATGTGGCTGTGGGCCTCGCTGGTCGGCTGGATCATCGTCCAGTGGCTCCTTCTGCGCCCGCTCGGCCGGCTTCAGGGCGTGATTTCGGCCTACCGCCCGGGGACCAGCTTCGACCTGCCGGCCGTCCGCAGCCCGGCGCAGGAGATCGACGCTCTGGGCCAGGCCTTCGACCAGGCGGCGCAAACGGTCGCCCGCCACGAGGCGGAGCTCGAGGCCGCCGTCGCGCGCCAGACCCGGCTGGTTCGGGAGGTTCACCACCGGGTGAAGAACAACCTCCAGGTCGTCGCCTCGCTTCTCAACCTCCACTCGCGCGGCTCGACCAACGAGCAGGTGGCCGCCGCTTACGCCTCGATCCAGCGCCGGGTCGACGCGCTCGCCGTGGTCCACCGCAACCATTATGCCGAGCTCGAGGCCAATCGCGGCGTCGCGCTCAAGCCGCTCATCTCCGAGCTTGCCGCCAATCTGCGCGCCACGGCCCCGTCTTCCGCCTCGGGGACGCAGATCCGGCTCGACGTCGCACCCGTCTACGTGACTCAGGACGTTGCCGTCTCGGTCGCCTTCCTGGTCACCGAGATCGTCGAGTTCGGTATGTTCTGCGGCTCGACCATGGTCTCGGTGGTGATCGAGCCCGAGGAGGGTGGGACGGCCCGCCTCGCGGTCGAGGTCGATGCGCTGTCGCAGACCGTCGATTGCGACGAGGCGCTTGCCGACCGGTTCGAGCGGATCGTCACCGGCCTCGCCCGCCAGCTCCGCTCGGCGCTGGAGAGGGATTCGGCGCGCGGCCGTTACTCCGTCCTGCTCAACGTCCTCCCGTCCGACGCCTGA